The sequence atatagttcgcttaaaatttaaaaagaaaaaatatataaattttatatacaaatttaaacaTGTATTATAGAAATtgttcaaatatatttattatgtataaaatttataattttcattacaTAAAGATATAGGGCCTCATTTGAATATCCAGAAAATGGTCAATTTGTAAACTGTCACATTGAGAATTAATTAGAACTATTCAATAGGTTTAGAATACCaggttaaaaagatttttttttaagtagtaATCATGCGTTTTAAAACTTGATTCAAAAGTttgaatctatattattaaaaggaaaTTATCTAAAAAATCTGCATAAAAAGGTTGTTACATACATTattaactaattattatttttggtcattctttatatttctctaattaTATCATAATAAATGTTCTTATTTGTCTTTTGATTTTTAGCCTTTTAATGCAACTAATCTTAATGGATCCGATATCtaatatcaaaacaaatacggttagttatgatttatgctctggtttggtttaattaatttcaaaatcaaaatatatcttTACCAACACGTTCTTCTATCTTGCCACATTTACGGACAATGtcacattataatatttttttaaaaaatctatgtaTGTCATATACCATTTAATAAAAACTCATGTATCATGTGTCATTGATATCCTATTGATccttataccctaaacccttattCAAAGtctaaaagtttaataattttgtaaaataaccATGATCACgataataaaatttgtattctcatatctattttatggtataaGATATTTTTGTTCAAATGCATAATAAcattgttctattttttttataaaaaaaatatcataattccaaaactcataaatttaactttaaaagaATCTTTAaaaacctataaattaaaatgcaTAACATAAATACAATGCATTTACCATACAAGacaaatcaaatagtttattcagttttatgtactattataaaatatattagaagttaaataaaaatttaggaaaatattatcagatttttctaagtttttACCGGGTCAACTGGTATCGGTTCACGGATTAATAGCAgtgtttttttatcatattttaattaatgaattttcATTAAATCTAAATTTTGCGAAAACATATGAGTTGGTAGAACCTCTCATAGAATGCTACATAAAGAACATAAGCATCTCTGAATTATATATGGCAACCAGGTTTACTGGCTCGACATCGGATCTGATATGGAAACattacttatattttgaatacaaaatatTAGGATAATTTAGGTTTTgggtaatttgtttttataaatagtatttttatgatatttgtttatttagaaattaaatataattaatattcgtagaaaatactttttattttaaaatttcatatacccCTTTGgttctcggtttggtttcaaGAGATATAAGATTTGgtcggttatttatgaaattcggttcaattttgtttttttttttcagtttggttcCTAGGTTCCGGATAAATGTTCTAAGACTTTATATACTATCTCATATAGAAATTCATTAAAAAAGattgaaaaccaaaaataaacccgcgcttttcaagcgcgggtcagaatctagttattattattatatgattcAGTCTCCTTGTTCTTCTTGGATGCAGATTGGTCAAGGTACTTATAGCAGTGTATACAAGGCTCGTGATCttctcaacaacaacaagatcGTTGCACTTAAAAGAGTCCGGTTCGATCTTAGCGATTTAGAAAGCGTTAAGTTTATGGCTAGAGAGATCATTGTCATGAGGAAGCTTGATCATCCCAATGTGCTTAAGTTACAAGGCTTGATCACCGCCTCTCTTTCGTCTTCTCTTTACTTGTTTTTCGAGTACATGGATCATGATCTCGTTGGACTTGCCTCCATTCCCGGTATCAAGTTCTCTCAGCCTCAGGTACTCACTGGTTTGTGGTATAATATAATGTTTCTTAGGTGGAACAACTGCATAAAATATTCAAGATGTGTGGTTCACCAACAGAGGATTACTGGAGGAAACTGAAACTACCACCTTCAGCTCCGTTTAAACCTGCGCTTCCTTACAGACGACGTGTAGCAGAGATGTTTAAGGACTTGCCTATGAAAGTGCTTTCTCTTTTGGAGGCTTTACTCTCCATAGATCCTGAGCAGGGAGGCTCTGCAGCTATAGTTCTTGAGACTGAGTAGCTGGTTTTTAACTTTATGTTAGATACCGCTATCTTTACTTTTGTGTGATTTGATGATAACACATGGTTATTGTGGAGCAGTACTTCAGAACGTAGCCGTTTGCTTGTGATCCATCTTCTCTACCAAAATATCCTCCAAGCAAAGAGATTGAGATGAAGCGAAGAGGCAACAAAGGTCGGCACAGGAGAAGAAAGACTCTCTGACAAGACGGATCACACGAAAGAAAACTTATCCCACCGGTAAAAGCTAATCCATCACTCACAGCGGCTATGGAGGTAACAGAGAGTCTTGATATGCTATGGTTTGGTGTTCCATCAGAATATTAacttaaaccaaaaataaaacttgttgTCCCAATACAGAATCCTTATCTAAGAAGATGTGTTCCGGGTCATTCAACAAGACAAATGcagatcagcaacaatgccgCAAGTGGAAGAGTCTCTTAGACCAGCTCCATCGGGACCTCTTAAATGAGGTTCTAAAcagaaaagtgaaaaaaaaaatgaaaaaacgaaATAAATCAGAGAACCAATCTTTAAACTGAGATTTTAAGGATTGGTAAAGAGCCTTAAGTGTCACCTTACTCATTATATTCTAgggttttcatttaattttttgacACTTAAAGGAAGCAACTCTGTTGTTGTAGTTGTCTACGCAAATATGAAGCCAGAATTTCGTGCTTGCTTTGATAGGTTTTTAAGCTTTTTGTCAAATGTATACATTATCAAATATGAAGGCAGAATTTCTTGGACATCAATAAACTTCagaagaaagaaatatatagatatctcatgaagatgatgatactTGCAAATCCATTtcattcatttataaaaatccacttattttgattttgaaacttatatcattgattttgaaatctgtttgtttaattttgaaatcaagAGATTTGTAGATGATTTGTAAATCCAAAACTTTTTTCAAAATCCACTACAATTCTAGAATCAATAACCCCCACTAGTGagtttaattaaaagaaaaagtaaaccAAACCGGTTCTAAAAATCCTGGCCGTTAGACCACCCGCATCGGGGGTTTATGAGAGAGTCATGGGCTCGGTATCATAGGCCTTTTCGATTAAAAGAAATGAATAAATGGGTTTCAACCCGTGAACCGGGTCTTCCAAGTGAGCCCGTATGATACGGGGTCATGCCACGCGGCGCAGAGGGAGTGGCTACGCGATCTTGCGTGTTGAGTGAGAAAAAAAGGGTTTCGCGTGAAAGATTTCATTTTCCCTTCTCTCTTCGAAATCTAGGGTTTCTCCGTCTCTGAGGCGATTTCGTGTCGGAGTCCAGAGCCGGAGATTTTCTCGATCAATTCGTCGTCGGAGTCACTCGTAAACGCTCTCAGGTGAGTCTCAATCACTCCGAGGACGAGATAGCTTCGATTTGATCTCGAGAGGTTTCTAGGTTAAGGAAGTCGATTTGGGGTTTCGTCTTAGGGTTGGAAATCGAGAAGGGGGTTTCGATTTCTTGGTTAAAATCGACATACGGTTTCCTTTTAGGGTTCGTTTATCGTGGATTTCATTTCGATTTGGGGGTTTTGTGTAAGGGTTCAAAATCTAAAAGGGGGTTTTAATTTCTTCGTTTAAATCAACATACGGATTTCTTTTACTGTTCGTTCATCGTGGATTTGAATTGGATTTGGGGGTTTTTATTTagtctttcaattttttttttttgtttctcggTTGCTTCCGTTCTAATTATTTGTTTTCCTGATACAGATGGATCCCGAAGCAGAGATAAGAGACACAAAGAGAAGAAAGGAGCACATCGATATGCTTTCATACGTGTGTGATTCAGAACACGGGATTCCAACGAGGTGTCCCTGTGGTGGGAGTATAATTCACGAGGTTCGTGGGAAGGAGGAATACGACACTCTCCCCGGCAAGCGTTTCTTCACCTGCATAAACTACGAGGTAAAAAACGGGTTCTTGTCTTTTAAATTATGTCTTCTGTTTTTGTCTGTTAATTAACAATCTGATATAGTTTATGTGTTGTTACCAAGGCTGATGGTTTTCATTATCGTCAGCCTTGGGTCATTGGTGTGCAGGAGCATATCGAACGGCTCACAAGTCGtgtggaggaggtggaggcggtGATCAAGTGGCTGCCGGAGGTGAATAATAAGATTAAGAGTCTGGAGGTAATCTGACTTCCcacttttgaattttgttttgtaatttttttcttatattttatacagTGACTAACACCATCTCATTGTCATTTCCTTGTACAGGCAGAGGTAAAAGCCCTCACTGTGGAGGTTAATAGGCTCACTGGGAAGGTTTATAACCTGACCGTGCAGGTGGATCACTTGGAGAAATGCTGCTTCGACTGAAAACACAAAGGTAACCACACTATAACTAGAGTTGTTGCCTAATGAATTTTAACTTGAAGTAGGTTAGAGTAGTAGTAGAATTTAAACTTGAACTGAACCAGAACTGAAGTAGTTGTGTAGTTAAGTTAAGtgtaatcaatttttgaatggTCTGTGTGAACTTGAATTTAAACTTGAACTGAACCAAAACTAAATTTAAacttgaaataattaatttgaaaacCTGATTTGATGTTTATTGAATGGTCTG is a genomic window of Brassica napus cultivar Da-Ae chromosome A2, Da-Ae, whole genome shotgun sequence containing:
- the LOC106364713 gene encoding uncharacterized protein LOC106364713, with the translated sequence MDPEAEIRDTKRRKEHIDMLSYVCDSEHGIPTRCPCGGSIIHEVRGKEEYDTLPGKRFFTCINYEADGFHYRQPWVIGVQEHIERLTSRVEEVEAVIKWLPEVNNKIKSLEAEVKALTVEVNRLTGKVYNLTVQVDHLEKCCFD